The following coding sequences lie in one Euhalothece natronophila Z-M001 genomic window:
- a CDS encoding YifB family Mg chelatase-like AAA ATPase yields the protein MLARIWSAAIVGIDAVKVGVEVDVAGGLPAIVVVGLPDTAVQESRERVKAALKNSGFAFPMRKIVINLTPADLRKEGPSFDLPISVGMLAASEQVDGSLLGDHLFLGEVSLDGSLRPISGVLPIAATAKTIGMAGIVVPIDNAQEAAVVEGLTVYGFKHLSEVAQFLNQPEKHQPIKLNAKQELAKENAISADLKDVKGQAHARRALEIAASGGHNLILVGPPGSGKTMLAKRLPGILPPLSFAEALEVSQVYSVAGFLKNRGSLVRERPFRSPHHSASGPALVGGGSFPRPGEISLAHKGILYLDELTEFKRNVLEFLRQPLEDGYVTVSRTRQSVIFPAGFTLIASTNPCPCGYYGDPIQACSCSPYVRQKYWAKLSGPLMDRIDLQVSVNRLKPEEMTKQGTGEPSEVVRKRVIRAREMARHRFDKENTITYNAQMQSQELRKYCQLDDTSRTLLENAIRKLGLSARAMDRILKVARTIADLAEEETIQSSHIAEAIQYRALDRA from the coding sequence ATGCTTGCTAGGATTTGGAGTGCTGCGATTGTCGGGATAGATGCGGTCAAAGTGGGAGTAGAAGTAGATGTTGCAGGAGGACTCCCTGCAATTGTTGTGGTGGGACTTCCAGATACAGCAGTACAGGAATCACGGGAAAGGGTCAAAGCGGCCCTGAAAAATTCAGGCTTTGCTTTTCCTATGCGGAAAATTGTGATTAATCTGACTCCTGCTGATTTACGGAAAGAGGGACCAAGTTTTGATTTACCCATTAGTGTGGGAATGTTAGCGGCTTCAGAACAAGTAGATGGGAGTTTATTAGGGGATCACTTATTTTTAGGGGAAGTGTCTTTAGATGGGAGTTTAAGACCAATTTCTGGCGTTTTACCCATCGCAGCCACGGCGAAAACAATAGGGATGGCAGGAATTGTTGTTCCGATTGATAATGCTCAAGAAGCGGCTGTAGTGGAGGGACTCACGGTTTATGGCTTTAAGCACCTTTCAGAAGTGGCTCAATTTCTGAACCAACCAGAAAAGCATCAGCCGATAAAATTGAATGCCAAGCAAGAACTGGCTAAAGAAAACGCGATTAGTGCTGATTTAAAAGATGTCAAAGGGCAAGCCCATGCTCGTCGCGCCCTAGAAATTGCTGCGTCTGGGGGGCATAATCTCATTTTAGTGGGGCCACCGGGCAGTGGCAAAACAATGCTGGCGAAACGCTTACCTGGGATTTTACCACCTCTATCTTTTGCAGAAGCCTTAGAAGTTTCACAAGTGTATTCTGTGGCAGGGTTTTTGAAAAATCGAGGATCACTGGTTAGGGAAAGACCGTTTCGGAGTCCGCATCATTCCGCATCAGGGCCAGCTTTAGTGGGAGGAGGGAGTTTTCCTCGTCCTGGGGAAATTTCTCTTGCCCATAAGGGGATTCTTTATCTAGATGAGTTAACTGAGTTTAAGCGTAATGTTTTGGAATTTCTCCGTCAGCCTCTTGAAGATGGATATGTTACCGTTTCTCGCACTCGTCAATCGGTTATTTTTCCTGCAGGATTTACGTTAATTGCCAGTACCAATCCTTGCCCTTGTGGTTATTATGGCGATCCGATTCAGGCTTGTAGTTGTTCTCCTTATGTGAGACAAAAGTATTGGGCAAAATTATCAGGGCCACTGATGGATCGTATTGATTTACAAGTGAGTGTTAACCGTTTAAAGCCAGAAGAAATGACTAAACAGGGAACAGGAGAACCCTCAGAAGTTGTTAGAAAAAGAGTCATTCGTGCTAGGGAAATGGCGCGTCATCGCTTTGACAAAGAAAATACAATTACTTACAATGCCCAAATGCAAAGTCAGGAGTTACGAAAATATTGCCAACTCGATGATACCAGCCGTACTTTGTTAGAAAATGCAATTCGCAAGTTAGGACTGTCTGCGAGGGCAATGGATCGGATTTTGAAAGTTGCGCGTACGATCGCTGATCTAGCAGAAGAAGAGACAATTCAATCCTCTCATATTGCGGAAGCCATTCAATATCGAGCATTAGATCGCGCTTAA
- the nadC gene encoding carboxylating nicotinate-nucleotide diphosphorylase, with the protein MLPPNVVLEPLFREWLREDIGRGDRATGAITANNNPVQEAVWMTKQAGVIAGLPFAEKIFSLLGKIDWQPQVTEGSFCENQVKLLRCRAGTDTLLTGERVALNLVMHLSGIATLTHHYAEKIADLPTQLVDTRKTTPGLRLLEKYATQVGGAMNHRFGLDDAAMIKENHIQAAGGITSAIAQLRSNLPYPLTIEVETTNATEVEEAIASNVDIIMLDNMALPLIREMVDLIKKKNSAIKVEASGNINLNTIREIAETGVDYISTSAPITQASWLDLSMTLV; encoded by the coding sequence ATGCTTCCGCCTAATGTGGTTTTAGAACCCTTATTTCGAGAATGGCTACGAGAAGATATTGGACGAGGCGATCGCGCTACTGGTGCTATTACGGCAAACAATAATCCTGTACAGGAAGCAGTTTGGATGACTAAGCAAGCAGGGGTAATTGCTGGACTCCCTTTTGCAGAGAAAATTTTTAGCCTTCTTGGGAAAATTGATTGGCAACCACAAGTTACAGAAGGAAGTTTCTGTGAAAACCAAGTTAAACTCCTCCGTTGTCGCGCTGGTACCGATACGCTATTAACAGGGGAAAGGGTGGCGCTTAATTTAGTGATGCACTTGAGTGGCATTGCTACACTCACCCATCACTACGCGGAAAAAATTGCTGACTTACCGACACAATTAGTTGATACGCGAAAAACGACCCCAGGGCTAAGACTGCTGGAAAAATATGCCACACAAGTAGGAGGGGCAATGAATCATCGTTTTGGTTTAGATGATGCAGCCATGATTAAAGAAAACCATATTCAAGCGGCAGGGGGAATTACTAGCGCGATCGCGCAGTTACGGTCTAATCTACCCTATCCTTTAACCATTGAGGTAGAAACCACGAACGCCACAGAAGTAGAAGAAGCAATCGCCTCTAATGTGGATATTATTATGCTTGATAACATGGCTTTACCCTTAATCCGAGAAATGGTGGATTTAATTAAAAAGAAAAACTCAGCCATCAAAGTGGAAGCCTCAGGCAATATTAACCTGAATACCATTCGTGAAATCGCCGAAACTGGTGTTGATTATATTTCTACGAGCGCACCAATTACCCAAGCTAGTTGGCTAGATTTAAGTATGACGCTTGTCTAA
- the prfC gene encoding peptide chain release factor 3, whose protein sequence is MSTSPIEEELQQAVESRRNFAIISHPDAGKTTLTEKLLLYGGAIHQAGAVKSKRAQREATSDWMELEKQRGISITSTVLQFDYRNFQINLLDTPGHQDFSEDTYRTLAAADNAVMLIDAAKGLEPQTRKLFEVCRMRSLPIFTFANKMDRPAREPLELIDEIEQELGLQTYAVNWPIGMGDRFQGVYDRRNQEIHLFQRTAHGSSQAETTVISLHDPKIEEVLDQELYFQLKDEIEIIEEVAPEFDLERIHNGELSPMFFGSAMTNFGVQLFLDAFLEYAQPPEAHYSSQGKIDPTYPEFTGFVFKLQANMDPKHRDRVAFIRVCTGKFEKDMNVNHARTGKTVRLSRPQKLFAQDRNSIENAYPGDVIGLNNPGVFAIGDTVYTGKKLVYEGIPCFSPELFAYLKNPNPSKFKQFHKGVTELREEGAIQIMYSKDESKRDPILAAVGQLQLEVVQYRLENEYGVETSLEMLPYKVARWVRGGWEALDKAGRLFNTAIVKDLWERPVLLFKNQWNLEQIQGDHPELELSATAPLATDELMEKVGN, encoded by the coding sequence ATGTCAACATCTCCCATTGAAGAAGAACTCCAACAAGCCGTTGAATCTCGACGTAATTTTGCAATTATTTCCCACCCTGACGCAGGGAAAACTACCTTAACCGAAAAACTTCTCCTTTATGGAGGTGCAATTCATCAAGCTGGGGCAGTTAAATCAAAACGAGCGCAACGAGAAGCTACCTCAGACTGGATGGAACTGGAAAAACAGCGGGGAATTTCTATCACTTCTACCGTTTTACAATTTGACTATCGCAATTTTCAGATTAACCTCTTAGATACCCCTGGTCACCAAGACTTTAGTGAAGATACCTATCGCACCTTAGCCGCTGCGGATAATGCAGTGATGCTGATTGATGCGGCTAAAGGCTTAGAACCGCAAACTCGCAAACTCTTTGAAGTCTGTCGGATGCGATCGCTGCCTATTTTTACCTTTGCTAACAAAATGGATCGTCCAGCGCGAGAACCCTTAGAACTCATTGATGAAATTGAGCAAGAATTAGGCTTACAAACCTATGCTGTCAATTGGCCCATTGGCATGGGAGATCGATTTCAGGGGGTTTATGATCGGCGCAATCAAGAAATCCATCTGTTTCAACGCACTGCCCACGGTAGTAGCCAAGCCGAAACAACAGTTATTTCTCTCCATGATCCCAAAATTGAAGAAGTCTTGGATCAAGAGCTTTATTTTCAACTCAAAGATGAAATTGAAATTATTGAGGAGGTTGCCCCTGAATTTGATCTCGAAAGAATCCATAATGGGGAACTCTCTCCCATGTTTTTCGGTAGTGCCATGACCAACTTTGGGGTGCAACTGTTTTTAGATGCCTTTTTAGAATATGCACAGCCCCCAGAAGCCCATTATTCTTCACAGGGAAAAATTGATCCTACTTATCCTGAATTCACGGGATTTGTCTTTAAGTTACAAGCAAATATGGATCCCAAACATCGCGATCGCGTTGCCTTTATTCGGGTTTGTACGGGCAAGTTTGAAAAAGACATGAATGTTAATCATGCTCGCACAGGAAAAACCGTCAGATTATCTCGTCCTCAAAAACTCTTTGCCCAAGACCGTAATTCCATTGAAAATGCCTATCCTGGAGACGTAATTGGCTTAAATAACCCAGGGGTCTTTGCTATTGGAGATACCGTTTATACAGGCAAAAAACTTGTCTATGAGGGGATTCCCTGCTTCTCCCCTGAACTATTTGCTTACCTCAAAAATCCTAACCCCTCCAAGTTCAAACAATTCCATAAAGGCGTAACCGAATTACGGGAAGAGGGAGCCATTCAGATCATGTACTCTAAAGATGAAAGTAAACGTGATCCCATTTTGGCAGCAGTAGGACAACTCCAGCTAGAAGTGGTGCAATATCGTCTAGAAAATGAATATGGGGTAGAAACTAGCCTAGAAATGCTTCCCTATAAAGTAGCAAGATGGGTGAGAGGGGGATGGGAAGCCCTAGACAAAGCAGGACGATTATTTAACACAGCAATAGTCAAGGACTTGTGGGAACGTCCAGTTCTTTTATTTAAGAATCAATGGAACTTAGAACAAATTCAGGGCGATCACCCTGAGTTAGAACTCAGTGCAACCGCCCCCTTAGCAACAGACGAGTTGATGGAAAAGGTAGGTAATTAA
- the aroF gene encoding 3-deoxy-7-phosphoheptulonate synthase — protein MIIVMKVGSPEAEINRICEECQEKDLTPEKIVGRHKVVIGLVGDTASMDPLQLQEISPWIESVMRVEQPFKRASRAFRHGQPSEVVVNTPNGAVTFGENHPVVVVAGPCSVENEDMIVKTAKAVQASGAKFLRGGAYKPRTSPYSFQGHGESALGLLAAAREASGLGIITEVMDTADVEKVAEVADVLQVGARNMQNFPLLKKVGSQDKPVLLKRGMSGTIEEWLMAAEYILAAGNPNVILCERGIRTFDRRYTRNTLDLSVVPVLRSLTHLPIMIDPSHGTGKSEYVPAMAKGALAVGTDSLMIEVHPNPSKAWSDGAQSLNPAEFDELMGDLSLIGQPLGRWETTPVAVG, from the coding sequence ATGATCATTGTCATGAAAGTTGGCTCGCCAGAAGCCGAAATTAACCGCATTTGTGAGGAGTGCCAAGAAAAAGATTTAACCCCAGAAAAAATTGTCGGTCGCCATAAAGTTGTGATTGGGCTAGTGGGGGATACTGCGTCAATGGATCCCCTCCAACTCCAAGAAATAAGCCCTTGGATTGAAAGCGTAATGCGAGTAGAACAACCCTTTAAGCGGGCGAGTCGAGCATTTCGTCATGGTCAGCCCAGTGAGGTAGTGGTTAATACTCCCAATGGTGCGGTTACATTTGGGGAAAATCACCCCGTTGTTGTCGTTGCCGGCCCTTGTTCCGTTGAGAATGAGGACATGATTGTGAAAACGGCAAAAGCGGTGCAAGCATCAGGAGCGAAGTTTCTACGGGGTGGCGCTTACAAGCCTCGGACTTCTCCCTACTCGTTCCAAGGTCATGGAGAAAGTGCTTTAGGACTATTAGCCGCTGCTCGGGAAGCCAGTGGCTTAGGGATTATCACCGAAGTGATGGATACGGCGGACGTAGAAAAAGTTGCCGAAGTTGCCGATGTGCTACAAGTAGGCGCACGCAATATGCAAAATTTCCCGCTCCTGAAAAAAGTAGGCTCTCAGGATAAGCCAGTTTTACTTAAGCGCGGGATGTCGGGAACCATTGAAGAATGGTTGATGGCGGCTGAGTACATTTTAGCGGCTGGAAATCCCAATGTGATTCTCTGTGAACGGGGAATTCGCACATTTGATCGCCGTTATACTCGCAATACCCTTGATTTATCCGTTGTGCCTGTTTTACGGTCTTTAACTCACTTGCCCATTATGATTGACCCTAGTCATGGCACAGGCAAGTCAGAGTATGTTCCTGCAATGGCAAAAGGTGCACTTGCAGTGGGAACTGACTCTCTGATGATTGAAGTTCACCCCAATCCTTCTAAAGCATGGTCTGATGGCGCACAATCCCTCAATCCTGCGGAGTTTGATGAGCTAATGGGCGATCTGTCTTTAATTGGTCAGCCCTTAGGGCGTTGGGAAACGACTCCTGTAGCCGTGGGTTAA
- a CDS encoding PAM68 family protein encodes MPSQSEEKQANLPFEPTRKRKKKQKATSVNASETPSSEPLSHEQKKAQASLSAIPEEVSQRMVRRMAFFSGIPTSLGIASFFIFYWIVSRELLELPPYTVVLVSMGLFGLGVLGLSYGVISASWDEGRLGTRVGWEEFKANIKRLISAWRSARQ; translated from the coding sequence ATGCCTTCTCAATCAGAAGAAAAACAAGCAAACTTGCCCTTTGAGCCGACAAGAAAACGGAAAAAAAAGCAAAAAGCAACTTCCGTAAACGCGAGTGAGACTCCTAGCTCTGAACCCTTATCCCATGAGCAGAAAAAAGCTCAAGCCTCTCTTTCGGCAATTCCAGAAGAAGTCAGTCAACGCATGGTGCGTCGAATGGCTTTCTTTTCAGGGATTCCCACTAGCTTGGGAATTGCCAGCTTTTTTATCTTTTACTGGATTGTTTCCAGGGAATTACTTGAGCTACCTCCCTACACTGTTGTCTTGGTAAGTATGGGATTATTTGGGCTTGGTGTCTTAGGACTCAGTTATGGGGTCATCTCCGCGTCTTGGGATGAAGGACGACTAGGTACAAGGGTCGGTTGGGAAGAGTTTAAAGCTAATATTAAGCGACTGATTTCTGCCTGGCGTAGTGCCAGACAATAA
- the rpsO gene encoding 30S ribosomal protein S15, which yields MSLSQENKQEIINNYQVHETDTGSTEVQVAIMTKRITRLTEHLKQNNKDHASRRGLLQLIGHRRSLLSYLQKEDQERYQNLIKRLGIRG from the coding sequence ATGAGTCTAAGCCAAGAAAATAAACAAGAGATCATTAACAATTATCAAGTTCACGAAACTGATACTGGATCTACAGAAGTGCAAGTCGCCATCATGACAAAGCGCATCACCCGTCTAACGGAGCATCTTAAGCAGAATAATAAAGATCACGCTTCTCGTCGAGGGTTACTACAACTCATTGGTCATCGTAGAAGTTTGTTATCCTATTTGCAGAAAGAAGATCAAGAACGCTATCAAAACTTGATTAAACGCCTTGGTATTCGTGGCTAA
- a CDS encoding DUF751 family protein: MKEFFLNVSRYPRYLISFSLGIFFALFERIKPLFKRPVTATALIGIIISGFLLLVFTLRGMLGYTNL, from the coding sequence ATGAAAGAATTTTTTCTAAATGTGTCTCGCTATCCCCGCTACTTAATCAGTTTCAGTTTAGGGATATTTTTTGCCCTATTTGAACGGATTAAACCACTATTTAAACGTCCAGTTACTGCCACCGCTTTAATCGGTATCATAATCAGTGGCTTTCTACTACTAGTCTTTACCCTAAGAGGAATGCTAGGTTATACTAATCTGTGA
- the clpB gene encoding ATP-dependent chaperone ClpB — translation MQPTNPNQFTEKAWEAIVRLPDLAKQNQQQQIESEHLLKSLLEQDGLAASVFSKAGIDTQKMRDRADEFISRQPKISNTGGSIYLGRSLDSLFDRAENYRTTLEDEYISIEHLILAFAKDDRFGKQLYKEFGLNEEKLKEIIKEIRGSQKVTDQNPEGKYEALQKYGRDLTEWARQGKLDPVIGRDDEIRRTVQILSRRTKNNPVLIGEPGVGKTAIVEGLAQRIVSRDVPESLRDRRLISLDMGALVAGAKYRGEFEERLKAVLKEVTDAEGQIIMFIDEIHTVVGAGATQGAMDAGNLLKPMLARGELRCIGATTLDEYRENIEKDAALERRFQAVYVDEPNVTDTISILRGLKERYEVHHGVKISDRCLVAAATLSDRYISDRFLPDKAIDLVDEAAAKLKMEITSKPEELDELERKVLQLEMERLSLEKEEDTASKERLETLDKELADLKEEQDELNAQWQSEKEVIDEIRSIKETIDQVNIEIQQAERDYDLNRAAELRYGRLTELQRQRQEAEEKLEQMQSSGRTLLREEVAEADVAEIISKWTGIPISKLMASEKEKLLYLEQELHQRVIGQNEAVTAVADAIQRSRAGLADPNRPTSSFIFLGPTGVGKTELAKALASNLFDTESALVRVDMSEYMEKHSVARLIGAPPGYVGYEEGGQLTEPIRRRPYAVILFDEIEKAHPDVFNIMLQILDDGRLTDAQGRNVDFKNTIIIMTSNIGSDLILDVSGDDSRYEEMRDRVMNAMRDNFRPEFLNRIDEMIIFHALQRDELRQIVRLQTQYLENRLSEQKLSLKLSEEALDFLADVGYDPVYGARPLRRAVQRYLETPIAKSLLRGEFSEGDTIFADVSDERLSLKRLPDVNADLMSAEAS, via the coding sequence ATGCAACCAACCAATCCGAATCAATTTACGGAAAAGGCGTGGGAAGCGATTGTGCGACTTCCAGATTTAGCCAAACAAAACCAGCAACAACAAATCGAAAGTGAACACTTGCTTAAGTCGTTGTTAGAGCAAGATGGGCTTGCTGCCAGTGTTTTCAGTAAAGCAGGGATTGATACCCAAAAAATGCGCGATCGCGCGGATGAGTTTATTTCTAGACAACCGAAAATCTCCAATACAGGGGGATCAATCTATCTTGGGCGCAGTTTAGATTCCCTGTTTGATCGCGCTGAAAATTATCGTACCACTCTTGAAGACGAATATATCTCTATTGAACACCTGATTCTAGCGTTTGCCAAAGATGATCGCTTTGGGAAGCAGCTTTACAAGGAATTTGGACTCAATGAAGAGAAGCTGAAAGAGATTATTAAAGAAATTCGAGGATCGCAAAAAGTCACAGATCAAAATCCAGAAGGGAAATATGAAGCCCTACAAAAATATGGACGGGATTTAACAGAATGGGCGCGTCAAGGGAAACTTGATCCTGTGATTGGACGAGATGACGAGATCCGCCGCACTGTGCAAATTTTATCTCGTCGCACGAAAAATAACCCTGTGTTAATTGGGGAACCAGGTGTGGGTAAAACTGCCATTGTGGAAGGATTAGCGCAACGCATTGTCAGTCGGGATGTGCCAGAATCATTGCGCGATCGGCGTTTAATTTCCCTTGATATGGGAGCATTAGTCGCAGGGGCAAAATATCGTGGGGAATTTGAAGAACGTCTGAAAGCAGTTCTCAAAGAAGTCACCGACGCGGAAGGACAAATCATCATGTTTATTGATGAGATTCACACCGTAGTTGGTGCAGGAGCAACCCAAGGAGCCATGGATGCTGGTAACTTATTAAAACCGATGTTAGCACGGGGAGAATTGCGCTGTATCGGGGCAACCACTCTTGATGAGTATCGAGAAAACATCGAAAAAGATGCTGCCTTAGAACGGCGTTTTCAAGCGGTTTATGTAGATGAACCGAATGTTACCGATACCATTTCCATTTTACGGGGATTAAAAGAACGCTATGAAGTCCATCACGGGGTAAAAATTTCTGACCGTTGCTTAGTGGCGGCAGCGACGTTATCAGATCGGTATATTAGTGACAGATTTCTCCCTGACAAAGCCATTGACTTAGTCGATGAAGCAGCGGCAAAACTAAAAATGGAGATTACCTCCAAACCTGAGGAATTAGACGAACTTGAGCGTAAAGTCCTGCAATTAGAAATGGAACGCCTCTCTTTAGAAAAAGAAGAGGATACGGCTTCTAAAGAACGCCTGGAAACCCTTGATAAAGAACTTGCAGATCTCAAAGAAGAACAAGACGAACTCAACGCCCAATGGCAATCGGAAAAAGAAGTTATTGACGAAATTCGCAGCATCAAGGAAACCATTGACCAAGTTAATATCGAAATCCAACAAGCCGAACGAGATTATGATCTCAATCGGGCAGCAGAATTGCGCTATGGTCGTCTCACAGAATTACAACGACAGCGTCAAGAAGCAGAAGAGAAATTAGAACAGATGCAAAGTAGTGGGCGTACCCTGTTACGAGAAGAAGTGGCAGAAGCGGATGTTGCCGAAATTATCTCCAAGTGGACAGGGATTCCCATTAGTAAGTTAATGGCTTCTGAGAAAGAAAAACTGCTGTACTTAGAACAAGAGTTACATCAACGGGTAATTGGGCAAAATGAAGCAGTAACTGCCGTTGCTGATGCCATACAGCGATCGCGCGCTGGGTTAGCGGATCCCAATCGTCCCACCTCTAGCTTTATCTTCCTTGGTCCCACAGGAGTCGGTAAAACGGAATTAGCCAAAGCCCTTGCGTCTAACCTCTTTGACACAGAAAGTGCCCTAGTACGGGTGGATATGTCCGAATATATGGAGAAACACTCGGTTGCCCGTCTTATTGGCGCACCTCCAGGATATGTGGGCTATGAAGAAGGGGGACAACTCACGGAACCCATCCGCCGTCGCCCTTATGCGGTGATTCTCTTTGATGAAATTGAAAAAGCCCATCCTGATGTGTTTAATATCATGCTGCAAATTCTTGATGATGGTCGTCTCACCGATGCCCAAGGGCGAAATGTGGACTTTAAGAACACGATTATCATTATGACCAGCAATATTGGCTCAGACTTGATTTTAGATGTTTCTGGGGATGACTCGCGATATGAAGAAATGCGCGATCGCGTTATGAATGCCATGCGAGATAACTTCCGCCCCGAATTTCTCAACCGTATTGATGAAATGATCATCTTCCACGCCTTACAACGAGATGAATTACGGCAAATTGTCCGCTTACAAACCCAATATCTTGAAAATCGTCTCAGTGAACAAAAACTGTCTCTCAAACTCTCAGAAGAGGCTCTAGACTTCCTCGCTGATGTTGGTTATGATCCCGTTTATGGAGCGCGACCATTACGCCGTGCTGTGCAACGTTATCTCGAAACTCCCATTGCCAAGTCCTTACTAAGAGGAGAGTTTAGCGAAGGAGATACCATCTTTGCTGATGTCTCCGATGAACGCCTCTCTTTGAAGCGACTCCCTGATGTGAATGCCGATTTAATGTCAGCAGAAGCAAGTTAA
- a CDS encoding pilus assembly PilX N-terminal domain-containing protein, with the protein MNNKALQIYLKVFSLSKSGEKNQGFVLPMMIGLGLIMTLVGLTMIGRSSDEQMRSISQAQTSQALASAETGVTRVMNFLNNVRPLANRNLDEWENRYDEVGDIARACGEDIDDILNAYTGNNWIDINNGRDRFRVNDYQYLGGEGLLSIEAQANFNQNPSSAALDVTIPVQPVEDGAPGLYVNKANLSNNQIEGNLLLRDCDLDSEDSDINLENIKKGDAKADPLAEFPPLPKLPDVYNEFNNGITSSSFSGNDRTLQLPRSDDKADANNVYHYLLGTTGGNNGNSINLRGGGREIIITPGEKVRFYLQGNVDMKGNARLIHDCDDVKDCKPENFQIYGGDGSDTYKDGKTKSFCLSGGSTVDAFIFAPEANVAVNGGANNEANDGTNDTSGQGITGSVWAKSWNQDPDGNNCGSNTGKVLVTQNADWTKLDIDAPRRIAPATRWERKSVEK; encoded by the coding sequence ATGAATAATAAAGCCCTGCAAATTTACTTAAAAGTCTTTTCTTTGTCTAAGTCTGGAGAAAAAAATCAAGGATTTGTTTTACCGATGATGATAGGCTTAGGGCTAATTATGACCTTGGTAGGTCTAACAATGATTGGTCGTTCCAGTGATGAACAAATGCGTTCCATTTCACAAGCCCAAACTTCACAAGCATTAGCCTCTGCAGAAACAGGGGTAACACGAGTCATGAATTTTTTAAATAATGTACGACCTCTTGCGAATAGAAATTTAGATGAATGGGAAAATAGATATGATGAGGTTGGAGATATTGCAAGAGCCTGTGGTGAAGATATTGACGATATTTTAAATGCCTATACTGGGAATAATTGGATTGACATTAACAATGGGCGCGATCGATTTCGGGTAAATGACTATCAATATCTGGGGGGGGAGGGACTTTTAAGTATTGAAGCGCAAGCTAACTTTAATCAAAATCCTTCCAGCGCTGCATTGGATGTGACTATTCCCGTTCAGCCTGTTGAAGATGGCGCTCCTGGGTTATATGTCAATAAAGCTAACTTATCAAATAACCAAATTGAAGGCAATTTACTTTTACGTGATTGCGATTTAGATTCTGAGGATAGCGACATTAATCTAGAGAACATTAAGAAGGGTGATGCAAAAGCTGATCCTTTGGCAGAATTTCCACCTCTACCGAAACTGCCTGATGTTTATAATGAATTCAACAATGGAATCACCTCTTCCAGTTTTAGTGGCAATGATAGAACGCTACAGTTACCACGTTCTGATGATAAGGCAGATGCCAACAATGTCTATCATTATCTCCTTGGTACAACCGGTGGTAACAACGGTAATTCGATCAACTTAAGGGGAGGGGGTAGAGAAATCATAATTACACCGGGTGAGAAAGTAAGGTTTTATCTGCAAGGCAATGTTGATATGAAGGGTAATGCCAGACTTATACATGACTGCGACGATGTTAAAGATTGCAAGCCCGAGAATTTCCAGATTTACGGTGGTGATGGTTCAGATACATATAAAGATGGAAAAACAAAAAGCTTTTGTTTAAGCGGTGGTTCCACTGTAGATGCTTTTATTTTTGCTCCAGAAGCAAATGTAGCAGTTAATGGAGGAGCAAATAACGAGGCAAATGATGGTACTAATGATACCAGTGGTCAAGGAATTACTGGAAGTGTTTGGGCGAAAAGCTGGAATCAGGATCCCGACGGAAATAACTGTGGTTCTAATACTGGAAAAGTCCTTGTTACTCAAAATGCTGACTGGACAAAATTAGACATTGATGCGCCAAGAAGAATTGCTCCTGCTACCCGATGGGAACGGAAAAGTGTAGAAAAATAA